From a single Phalacrocorax aristotelis chromosome 1, bGulAri2.1, whole genome shotgun sequence genomic region:
- the NHLH2 gene encoding helix-loop-helix protein 2 isoform X1, which translates to MMLSPDQAADSDHPSSAPSDPESLGGADARPLSCCVSDPEPAEGGGGGVGEGRGGGGGGGGGGVGAGAGAGVGVGEGRVGGRPGLHPPPLSREEKRRRRRATAKYRSAHATRERIRVEAFNLAFAELRKLLPTLPPDKKLSKIEILRLAICYISYLNHVLDV; encoded by the coding sequence ATGATGCTTAGCCCGGACCAAGCTGCCGACTCCGACCACCCCTCCTCGGCGCCCTCCGACCCGGAGTCCCTGGGGGGCGCGGACGCCCGGCCGCTCAGCTGCTGCGTCTCCGACCCGGAGCCCGccgagggcggcggcggcggcgttggggagggccggggcggcggcggcggcggcggcggcggcggggttggggccggggctggggctggggttgggGTTGGGGAGGGCCGGGTCGGGGGCCGCCCCGGGCTGCACCCCCCGCCGCTGAGCCGGGAGGAGAAACGACGGCGGCGGCGCGCCACGGCCAAGTACCGCTCGGCTCACGCCACGCGTGAGCGGATCCGCGTGGAGGCCTTCAACCTGGCCTTCGCCGAGCTGCGCAAgctgctgcccaccctgcccccCGACAAGAAGCTCTCCAAGATCGAGATCCTGCGCCTCGCCATCTGCTACATCTCCTATCTCAACCACGTCCTGGACGTGTAG
- the NHLH2 gene encoding helix-loop-helix protein 2 isoform X2, protein MMLSPDQAADSDHPSSAPSDPESLGGADARPLSCCVSDPEPAEGGGGGGRVGGRPGLHPPPLSREEKRRRRRATAKYRSAHATRERIRVEAFNLAFAELRKLLPTLPPDKKLSKIEILRLAICYISYLNHVLDV, encoded by the exons ATGATGCTTAGCCCGGACCAAGCTGCCGACTCCGACCACCCCTCCTCGGCGCCCTCCGACCCGGAGTCCCTGGGGGGCGCGGACGCCCGGCCGCTCAGCTGCTGCGTCTCCGACCCGGAGCCCGccgagggcggcggcggcggc GGCCGGGTCGGGGGCCGCCCCGGGCTGCACCCCCCGCCGCTGAGCCGGGAGGAGAAACGACGGCGGCGGCGCGCCACGGCCAAGTACCGCTCGGCTCACGCCACGCGTGAGCGGATCCGCGTGGAGGCCTTCAACCTGGCCTTCGCCGAGCTGCGCAAgctgctgcccaccctgcccccCGACAAGAAGCTCTCCAAGATCGAGATCCTGCGCCTCGCCATCTGCTACATCTCCTATCTCAACCACGTCCTGGACGTGTAG